ACGACATATTGTGAATGATTTCTCTGCGGTGATGATCTTCTCGATTGCAGGCGTATTAACTTATTATATTGCTTCACATCAATTTGAATGGCCTATGGTTTATGTATTTGGACTAAGTGTAGCATATTTCGTGGGAACGGTATTTTATGTGAAGACGATGATTCGTGAGAAGAAGAATATTCGTTACCGTGATATGAGCTATGGGTATCATATCTTGCTTGTTATCGGAAGTTTCCTTGTGCATCCGATACTTTGTATAGCATTTATTCCAAGTTTAGTGAGAGCAATTGTATTATATGGTAAAAAGCTCAAACCGATACACATTGGAATGCTCGAGATAGGAAATTCGGTGTGGATTACACTATTTGTGGCAGTTTTCTTTAATATTATATCCAAATAAAAAAAGACAGTGGCATAAGCCTCTGTCTTTATCGTTATTAACGACGTTTGTGCATTAATTGTAATACAATAGAAACGATTGCGATTAATAGAATTGTACCTACTAATGCTGGTAAAATGTATACGCCCCAGATTTCAGGACCCCAAGCACCTAATAATTTACCACCAATTGATGCGCCTAAAAGACCAGCAATGATGTTACCGATTTTTCCACCAGGAATATCAGTACCCATAATCATTCCAGCGATCCAACCAATCAGACCACCCATGATTAACATTAAAATAAATCCCATAATAATTTCCTCCTATTAGAAAACGATTTAAACGTATAATAATAAAAACGTTTATAAGCTTTCCTGCTTATGTATGATTAATACCCCGTTGAAATATTAATAAACATATAATTATAAAATAATAAAAAATAGTTACGATTAATAAAAATAAACTTACTGATTTTTAAACAGTAAGTTTATTCTGATGAAGATGATGTAGAGTACTAAAGGGATGATATAGCTATAACTATGCGGTAAAAAGAGTATAAGCAGTATAAAGCTGACTGCAAATAAATATTCTCCGATACGCTTCGGATGATTGATATATTTGTATATATTTAAATATTCAAACTGAAACCACTTCACGGTACGATCAACTTCTGAAAGCTGATAGAAGATCAATCCGATAATAAAGAATGAGACGCTTAAATATGCGCTTGATAAATAGAGCGATTGGTCACTATCTATTATTATATATGGAATTGCAATGTTAAATAATAGTGCGATCAATAGATGCTGCCATTCTTGATTTAATGTGATGTAATAATGGTCAGAATGATAATAACGCAAATATATATGCATAATACTAATTGCACCGATGTAGAGTACAAGTGTCTTTGAAATAAAGTTTGCATGACCGAGCAATGGATAGTTTATCAATACGACAATCATCGTCGATATATTAAGGTGAATGTATGTTAATGGCTTTTCTTTATACTTAAAGATAAGAAAAACGATGAGAGTCAAAATTATGTTGCCAATCAGTATGTAACGCATTCAATTATCTCCTTAAAAAAATCAATCATGCTTCAATTATAACGTTTTCATAAGCTTAAGCACACAATATATTATACACCTTTTTTGTTGCTCCAGAGTAACGTGTGAAGTTGAGGTGTTACATATACATCGTTCATTTCAACGTCAGGCATAACCTTATCTATAAGCGCTTCATAATGAGATAACAGACGTTCTGTATGATTTTCTACAGAATCATCAAGGTATGGGTTTCCCACTTGTAAATATAATGTAATGTGCGGATAACGTTTATGGATCATCTTGCTGAAAGCATAATCTTCATCGTTAAAGATTACGACTTTTAAGGTTATTTTATCTTTATCAAGTTGGTCGATGACACTGTC
Above is a window of Macrococcoides canis DNA encoding:
- a CDS encoding YwiC-like family protein gives rise to the protein MKFKKPNQHGAWAMIIMPVLFGMFATKFNVFQLFFFIGWFMTFFFADHLLFYVKQRKKQVGYLKCAMLFLLLSAVCFIPVIVYEYQVLMFFLAMIPFGIINYFFAKARNERHIVNDFSAVMIFSIAGVLTYYIASHQFEWPMVYVFGLSVAYFVGTVFYVKTMIREKKNIRYRDMSYGYHILLVIGSFLVHPILCIAFIPSLVRAIVLYGKKLKPIHIGMLEIGNSVWITLFVAVFFNIISK
- a CDS encoding GlsB/YeaQ/YmgE family stress response membrane protein, producing the protein MMGFILMLIMGGLIGWIAGMIMGTDIPGGKIGNIIAGLLGASIGGKLLGAWGPEIWGVYILPALVGTILLIAIVSIVLQLMHKRR